In Pontiella desulfatans, one DNA window encodes the following:
- a CDS encoding response regulator produces MTTGSGKRKTVKTWMIEDHAAFRTNLTEIINASGTIRCDRNFSSCEEALECLEAEMEHPEVMLVDIALPGMDGIEGLGRIREIDPTIKCIMLTSSERQKHVVEAIRTGASGYLLKSVAFEQIIRGIKDVMEGGASLDPQMASLVLDAFPKKNTAGNEFDLTEREIEVLQALATGKIIKEIADDLNLSANTVKFHIANTYKKLNVQSQAGAVAKGIRKGII; encoded by the coding sequence ATGACAACAGGATCTGGCAAAAGAAAGACGGTGAAAACCTGGATGATTGAAGACCATGCGGCCTTCAGAACCAATCTGACCGAAATCATCAACGCCTCCGGCACCATTCGCTGCGACCGGAACTTTTCCTCCTGCGAAGAAGCCCTCGAATGCCTCGAAGCCGAAATGGAGCATCCCGAGGTGATGCTGGTCGACATTGCGCTGCCGGGCATGGACGGCATTGAAGGTCTTGGAAGAATCAGGGAAATCGACCCAACCATTAAATGCATTATGCTAACGAGCTCGGAGCGGCAGAAGCACGTCGTTGAGGCCATCCGAACGGGTGCCTCCGGCTACTTGCTTAAGAGCGTCGCCTTCGAACAGATCATCCGCGGCATCAAGGACGTCATGGAGGGCGGAGCCTCGCTGGACCCGCAGATGGCCTCGCTCGTGCTCGACGCCTTCCCCAAAAAGAACACCGCCGGAAACGAGTTCGACCTCACCGAACGCGAGATCGAAGTGCTGCAGGCCCTGGCCACCGGCAAGATCATCAAAGAGATCGCCGACGATCTGAACCTCTCCGCCAACACGGTCAAGTTCCACATTGCCAACACCTACAAAAAGCTCAACGTGCAATCCCAGGCCGGCGCCGTTGCCAAAGGCATCCGCAAGGGAATTATTTAG
- a CDS encoding alpha-L-fucosidase: MTIQTLNRRSLLRNGAAATAALTVSPSVFGERAVPSYLNKQAALYQTDPRAAALEYFKAADFGLFIHYGLYSLLGRGEWVQLKDKIHVAEYAKLADRFTAEKFDADFITDMALDAGMTYVNLTTRHHDSFCLFDSKYTDFKSTNSPAKRDLVGELAEQCRKKNMGFYLYYSHGRDWRHPHAPNNGDWGGNARPKYDAQEPFYKYGEEQDLQIYVEFMKNQITELLTNYGPVGGIWLDGEGTPKSRKNRLHEFKLQELYDHIRSLQPQALVSYKHGLTGTEDFKAPERKFEGTSDVPLEFCDTLQPWKWGYDKSLDGKHKTADQVMEMLGKARGMDGNLLLNVGPLPDGSIHPEDLKTLAEVGKRLRNA, translated from the coding sequence ATGACGATTCAAACCCTAAACCGTCGTTCCCTGCTGCGCAATGGAGCCGCCGCCACTGCCGCCCTAACCGTGTCGCCGTCCGTGTTTGGGGAGCGTGCGGTACCCTCGTATTTGAACAAGCAGGCGGCCTTATACCAAACCGATCCCCGGGCGGCTGCGCTGGAGTATTTCAAGGCAGCGGACTTCGGCCTGTTTATCCATTACGGGCTCTACTCCTTGCTGGGCCGGGGCGAATGGGTGCAGTTGAAGGATAAAATCCACGTGGCGGAGTATGCCAAGCTGGCCGACCGGTTTACCGCGGAAAAATTCGATGCCGACTTCATTACCGATATGGCGCTCGATGCCGGGATGACGTATGTCAACCTCACGACCCGCCACCACGACAGCTTCTGCCTCTTCGATTCCAAATACACCGACTTCAAGAGCACCAACTCGCCGGCCAAGCGCGATCTGGTTGGCGAACTGGCCGAACAGTGCCGGAAAAAGAACATGGGCTTTTATCTCTATTATTCGCACGGCCGCGACTGGCGCCATCCGCATGCGCCCAACAACGGCGATTGGGGTGGCAACGCCCGGCCGAAATATGATGCCCAGGAGCCGTTCTATAAATACGGCGAGGAACAGGATCTCCAGATTTATGTGGAATTCATGAAAAACCAGATCACCGAGCTGCTGACCAACTATGGTCCGGTCGGCGGCATCTGGCTGGACGGGGAGGGCACCCCCAAATCCCGTAAGAACCGGCTGCACGAGTTCAAGCTGCAGGAGCTCTACGACCATATCCGGTCGCTGCAGCCGCAGGCCCTGGTTTCCTACAAGCATGGGCTGACCGGCACGGAGGACTTCAAGGCCCCCGAGCGCAAATTCGAGGGCACATCCGATGTGCCCCTGGAATTCTGCGATACGCTGCAACCGTGGAAGTGGGGATACGACAAGAGTCTGGACGGGAAGCACAAGACCGCCGACCAGGTGATGGAAATGCTCGGTAAGGCGCGGGGGATGGATGGCAACCTGTTGCTCAACGTGGGCCCGTTGCCGGACGGTTCCATCCATCCGGAAGATCTGAAGACGCTGGCCGAAGTGGGCAAGCGTTTGCGGAACGCCTAG
- a CDS encoding PEP-CTERM sorting domain-containing protein: MNNPIQTTKIQRYRLIGFAAALFLGLSSPMAGAGVILSYDSLLPASGGSATALSRINSQTDTEFVASSAQFSGIGPRGVMAAIHGSQTNVQGAYGDQNDLMFRFGSSDTTPGDGILSGALSVGHVALGPYVSFSYTAAKNQTLSGFSFHLFNNSNNASSYGARDVGLYVQVAGGGYAQFGDLDTSATGNGNQGIVTFSDSLAVANGELVEFRLGFTDRTRTNNDLQAATRIGDVNISAIPEPASLGLVAMVGGGIFFVRRRFMI; this comes from the coding sequence ATGAACAACCCGATTCAGACCACGAAAATTCAACGGTATCGATTGATTGGCTTTGCGGCGGCCCTCTTTTTGGGCCTCTCATCGCCGATGGCGGGTGCCGGGGTGATCCTTTCCTACGACAGCCTGCTCCCGGCATCCGGTGGTTCGGCCACGGCACTCAGCCGTATCAACAGCCAAACCGACACGGAGTTTGTGGCTTCTTCTGCCCAATTCAGCGGAATCGGCCCCAGAGGTGTGATGGCGGCGATTCATGGTAGCCAAACCAATGTTCAGGGGGCCTACGGCGATCAAAACGACCTCATGTTCCGCTTCGGCAGCAGCGATACCACGCCGGGTGATGGAATTCTCTCTGGTGCGCTCTCGGTGGGGCATGTGGCGCTTGGCCCGTATGTCTCATTCAGCTACACGGCAGCCAAAAACCAGACGCTCAGCGGGTTTTCGTTCCACCTGTTCAATAATTCAAACAACGCCAGCAGTTACGGCGCGCGCGACGTTGGACTCTATGTCCAGGTTGCCGGCGGCGGCTATGCCCAGTTTGGTGATTTGGACACCTCAGCCACCGGCAATGGAAACCAGGGCATCGTGACGTTCAGCGACAGCCTTGCCGTGGCGAACGGCGAGCTGGTGGAATTTCGCCTGGGCTTCACCGACCGCACCCGCACGAACAACGACCTGCAGGCGGCGACCCGCATTGGCGACGTCAACATTTCCGCGATTCCGGAACCGGCTTCGCTGGGTTTGGTTGCGATGGTGGGGGGAGGAATCTTTTTTGTCCGCCGCCGCTTCATGATCTAG
- a CDS encoding glycoside hydrolase family 2 TIM barrel-domain containing protein, protein MMKRLFIALLTFVCASQAERSGFDLDWKFVLGDPDGAEQVRFDDAGWRTLDVPHDWSIEGEYHKNNPMGGTAGYLPAGIGWYRKTIPVPGDWKGRHVEIAFDGVYMNSTVWANGKKLGTRPYGWSSFSYDISDVVQSADSITFAVRVDNEKQPSARWYTGSGIYAHTWIDVKQKVHVPADGLFVRTDGGRVELDAEIRNTTGAMQKIDVEVSIVDPEGKVVASQRKSVMAGNDAVQVSGFRFEVSAPRRWDLDTPNLYKASVVLKSGNIPFDQAEVRFGFRDIEWKPQTGMWLNGKNVKLRGVCNHQDAGALGAAVPDKILRFRIEQLKTMGCNAIRTAHNPQTPVFYDICDEVGMLVMDEIFDGWKKKAAHDYGRYHFNDWWERDVAGWIKRDRNHPSVVIYSVGNETHGKVGKDIVALCHTLDPTRPVTSGHSGSEYMDVLGVNGASESVGWFDRLETDRVFIGTENTHTWQVRGFYRTKTWYRDGGPEVKKAVHEIPDLTEVEVFSHDWTDESGRSHRKQVFNSSYDNATVRTTARHNIEQLRDIPNFAGTFRWTGHDYIGEASYVHGGWPFKAFMGGAIDLANFEKDLYYLYQSQWTDEPMVHILPHWTHPTLKEGTKIPVWVYSNCSEVELFLNGTSIGTQAPGRAWNEMQCQWMVPWAPGELKAVAIQGGRAVAEKTIRSADAPSRIALSIDGEPLAAEGKDLVQVRVTSTDEKGEMYPYGENRTFFKVLGPGRLRALDNGSPIDVEKHFGVDSRIAFHGLTRAYVESTGEPGGIALVASCILGEKKQVSSNKVSIDVQQIPLRGSVPESKVEIFYTTDQSEPTARSTPYTGAFPVKLGTTVKAMVMVDGKPFQTLEERFAMNEGFVWNSKPTASNPGGEQAEDAALSGARVSAKGKGFHGRGFIDFGHNRGAYAEWYQENDGDAGQAELTIRYSGNAKGKPGRNVKLTVNGQTVQAELLLPNTKDWGSDWQTLTVGIPIKRGANTIRLTTVESGGMYIDEISVR, encoded by the coding sequence ATGATGAAACGACTTTTTATAGCGCTGTTGACTTTTGTGTGCGCATCTCAGGCGGAACGCTCCGGTTTTGACCTGGATTGGAAATTTGTGCTTGGGGATCCGGACGGGGCCGAGCAGGTTCGCTTTGACGACGCCGGTTGGCGCACGTTGGATGTCCCGCACGACTGGAGCATCGAAGGCGAATACCATAAAAACAATCCGATGGGCGGGACTGCGGGATACCTTCCGGCGGGAATCGGGTGGTATCGCAAAACGATCCCGGTGCCGGGCGATTGGAAGGGCCGGCATGTCGAGATCGCCTTCGACGGCGTCTACATGAACAGCACCGTCTGGGCAAACGGAAAAAAACTCGGTACGCGCCCCTATGGCTGGAGTTCGTTTTCGTACGACATCAGCGACGTGGTTCAATCCGCCGACTCCATCACCTTCGCCGTGCGGGTGGATAACGAAAAGCAGCCCTCTGCGCGCTGGTACACCGGCAGCGGCATCTATGCCCACACGTGGATCGATGTGAAGCAAAAGGTGCATGTGCCGGCCGATGGGCTTTTTGTCCGCACCGACGGTGGCCGCGTGGAACTCGATGCGGAAATCCGCAACACCACGGGGGCCATGCAAAAAATCGACGTCGAGGTTTCCATCGTCGATCCCGAAGGGAAGGTCGTGGCCTCGCAGCGCAAGTCCGTCATGGCAGGAAACGATGCGGTTCAGGTTTCGGGTTTCAGGTTCGAGGTTTCCGCTCCCCGGCGGTGGGATCTGGATACGCCGAACCTGTATAAGGCGTCGGTGGTTTTGAAGAGCGGGAATATCCCGTTCGATCAGGCCGAAGTACGGTTCGGTTTCCGCGATATCGAGTGGAAGCCGCAAACCGGCATGTGGCTGAATGGCAAAAACGTAAAGCTCCGGGGCGTGTGCAACCATCAGGATGCGGGGGCGTTGGGCGCGGCGGTTCCGGACAAGATCCTGCGCTTCCGGATCGAACAGTTGAAGACCATGGGCTGCAATGCCATCCGCACCGCCCACAACCCGCAGACACCGGTCTTCTACGACATCTGCGACGAGGTCGGCATGCTGGTGATGGACGAGATTTTCGATGGATGGAAGAAAAAGGCGGCGCACGATTATGGCCGGTACCATTTTAACGACTGGTGGGAACGCGATGTGGCCGGTTGGATCAAGCGCGACCGCAACCATCCCTCCGTGGTGATCTATAGCGTGGGGAACGAGACCCACGGCAAGGTCGGGAAGGATATTGTTGCGCTCTGCCACACATTGGATCCCACGCGGCCGGTCACCTCCGGACACTCGGGTTCGGAATATATGGATGTGCTCGGCGTCAACGGCGCCAGCGAATCGGTGGGGTGGTTCGACCGGCTGGAAACAGACCGCGTATTCATCGGCACCGAAAACACCCACACCTGGCAGGTGCGGGGGTTCTACCGCACTAAAACCTGGTATCGCGACGGCGGCCCCGAGGTGAAAAAAGCCGTCCATGAAATCCCCGACCTGACCGAGGTCGAAGTGTTTTCGCACGATTGGACGGACGAGTCCGGGCGCTCCCACCGCAAGCAGGTGTTCAACTCCAGCTATGACAATGCCACGGTTCGCACGACGGCGCGCCACAACATCGAGCAGCTGCGCGACATTCCAAATTTTGCCGGCACCTTCCGCTGGACGGGCCACGACTATATCGGCGAAGCCAGCTATGTGCATGGCGGCTGGCCGTTCAAGGCCTTCATGGGGGGGGCGATCGACCTGGCCAACTTTGAAAAGGATCTCTATTACCTCTACCAGAGCCAATGGACGGACGAACCGATGGTGCACATCCTGCCGCACTGGACGCACCCGACGCTCAAGGAGGGAACGAAGATTCCCGTCTGGGTCTACTCCAACTGTTCCGAGGTTGAATTGTTCCTGAACGGAACGTCGATCGGCACGCAGGCGCCGGGCCGGGCCTGGAACGAAATGCAGTGCCAGTGGATGGTGCCGTGGGCGCCGGGCGAGCTGAAGGCCGTTGCGATCCAGGGCGGACGTGCGGTTGCCGAAAAAACCATTCGTTCGGCCGATGCGCCGTCGCGCATTGCGCTCTCTATCGACGGCGAGCCGCTGGCTGCCGAAGGCAAGGACCTCGTTCAGGTGCGCGTAACTTCGACCGATGAAAAAGGCGAGATGTATCCCTACGGCGAAAACCGAACCTTCTTCAAGGTGCTTGGACCCGGAAGACTCCGTGCGCTCGATAACGGTAGCCCGATCGATGTGGAAAAACACTTCGGTGTGGATAGCCGCATCGCGTTCCATGGCCTGACCCGCGCTTATGTCGAATCGACCGGCGAGCCGGGCGGCATCGCCCTCGTGGCGAGCTGCATCCTCGGCGAAAAGAAACAGGTTTCCTCTAACAAGGTTAGCATTGATGTGCAGCAGATTCCGTTGCGCGGATCGGTGCCCGAATCGAAGGTGGAAATCTTTTATACGACCGATCAGTCCGAGCCGACCGCTCGGTCCACCCCCTACACAGGGGCGTTTCCGGTTAAGCTGGGCACCACCGTAAAAGCAATGGTGATGGTGGACGGCAAGCCATTCCAGACGCTGGAGGAACGCTTTGCCATGAACGAAGGTTTCGTGTGGAACAGCAAGCCCACGGCATCCAATCCCGGCGGCGAGCAGGCCGAGGATGCGGCGCTCAGCGGCGCGCGCGTCAGCGCCAAGGGCAAGGGGTTCCATGGGCGGGGCTTCATCGACTTTGGCCACAATCGCGGCGCCTATGCCGAGTGGTATCAGGAAAACGACGGTGATGCCGGACAGGCCGAGCTGACGATCCGCTATAGCGGAAACGCCAAAGGCAAGCCCGGGCGCAACGTGAAACTGACGGTGAACGGCCAAACGGTTCAAGCGGAACTATTGCTCCCGAACACGAAGGACTGGGGCTCCGATTGGCAAACCCTGACGGTTGGCATTCCGATTAAGCGCGGCGCCAACACCATCCGGCTCACCACGGTGGAAAGCGGTGGAATGTATATCGATGAGATCTCCGTTCGATAA
- a CDS encoding Ig-like domain-containing protein yields the protein MKYAGIAIGMAWFAMNALAGTVTVGVSAPATNILSSAVGGIDSAIFDENANANHARGQVFSLGDAGDKNNAFEIRALTIQKSNDQTYSNDTLTLRVFQGSEAQWTTGTGHSTTIDGDDYLVGTGCALLHTETFTLNGAFSNESFVTLTLATPITLGANGDYGFFFTYDQVDGTQDRFRYREGSNGGRLSISTTAHGTSDRQMEYYLQGTAVAGSPTFAVLYGSPFQDGMVLQRGKPLKVWGTAAPTNEVTVFLNGATGMGMSDADGNWMVELPAQTANGPYELTTVCNGQTNTLTDVLVGDVWIAFGQSNMVRPLSEMTNKQIYIDDISTNRMIRCLQVAQDAALTPQESGAMTWLDNSNPGSWGSVAAVFAHQMHAGSGVPTAVVWAGWGSSSIEGWMPIQMTNDFPHFEAMMEHYQSIGEYVSGDTISSRVSATYSSNLEAITAMVNGTGTWDDIFIRTRPNIIYNQRIHPLLDFGISGFVWYQGEANAGTPENVAQYGFTLPAFVAEYRALFGQGDLPFLGVQLPSYNSTYWAWFRESQSRVATLNNAHVAVTIDTGLVNNIHPYDKEPIGQRLALLGRKYALGESIEAHGPTFASMGISGNEATITFSHANGLATDDALAPAEFELAGSDQVWHAATSAAISGGNVVVSSSSEPAPVAVRYAWSPAPVNTVNLINGDGLPAAPFRTDDWMPTGLGAQAPMAVKDSYGVFTNETLAVAAAGVLGNDMDLNRDPLTASLVSDVSHGTLSLASDGSFSYTADAGFAGADSFEYAASDGALSATTTVTIAVNVGSLAAGYSDAFDNDGLAINFGEGGGLINKTWYGSAWQDDGELTGPVSGTRWYRALAYTALSYPVSNGFMLDVAYSITNIVVGEERATATFGLVADDATEADMDILFSREMPIQGIGMSLTDCTAEDGVQGLHADSGTLALLSNDQTVTAGSNKTFSLTVLPDGSWSYCIDGAEPTTGTGLVFDLDKNYRFAAFVRQDPGFAIQRVSLVPIASVTEIGEIDFGILPGGTELGFSWYGEAGANYGLEMTQNLVTGIWETVTNVVGANSMISLTNAMDRTNAFFRVYLAD from the coding sequence ATGAAATATGCAGGAATCGCGATAGGCATGGCATGGTTCGCCATGAATGCTTTAGCTGGCACCGTCACCGTGGGCGTATCCGCGCCCGCAACCAACATCCTGTCGTCTGCGGTTGGCGGGATCGACTCGGCCATCTTCGACGAAAACGCCAACGCAAACCATGCGCGGGGCCAGGTCTTCAGCCTCGGGGATGCCGGAGACAAAAACAACGCATTCGAAATCCGCGCGCTCACGATCCAGAAGAGCAATGACCAAACCTATTCCAACGACACCCTGACCTTGCGGGTTTTCCAGGGATCCGAAGCACAATGGACAACCGGAACCGGCCACTCCACCACCATTGACGGCGACGATTATCTGGTCGGCACGGGCTGCGCCTTGCTCCACACCGAAACGTTCACGCTGAACGGAGCATTCTCCAACGAGAGCTTTGTCACCTTGACGCTCGCCACTCCAATCACCCTTGGCGCAAACGGCGACTATGGCTTTTTCTTTACCTACGATCAGGTCGATGGAACTCAGGATCGATTCCGCTATCGGGAGGGTTCCAACGGGGGGCGTCTTTCGATTTCAACCACCGCCCATGGCACCTCCGACCGTCAAATGGAATATTACCTCCAAGGCACCGCCGTCGCGGGCTCGCCCACCTTCGCGGTGTTGTATGGCTCGCCGTTCCAGGACGGCATGGTGCTGCAGCGCGGCAAGCCGCTCAAGGTCTGGGGGACGGCCGCCCCGACCAACGAGGTGACCGTTTTCCTGAACGGGGCGACGGGCATGGGCATGTCCGATGCCGATGGCAACTGGATGGTGGAGCTTCCGGCGCAGACCGCGAACGGCCCGTATGAACTGACGACCGTCTGCAATGGACAAACCAACACGCTGACGGATGTGCTGGTGGGCGATGTTTGGATTGCTTTCGGCCAGTCCAACATGGTGCGTCCGCTGAGCGAAATGACCAACAAGCAAATCTATATCGACGACATTTCCACCAACCGCATGATCCGCTGTCTGCAAGTTGCCCAGGATGCGGCCCTTACCCCGCAGGAGTCGGGGGCCATGACGTGGCTTGATAATTCCAATCCCGGAAGCTGGGGGTCGGTTGCCGCCGTGTTTGCCCACCAGATGCACGCAGGCAGCGGAGTGCCGACCGCGGTGGTCTGGGCGGGCTGGGGCAGCTCGTCGATCGAAGGCTGGATGCCGATCCAGATGACGAACGATTTCCCGCATTTCGAGGCGATGATGGAGCATTATCAAAGCATCGGCGAGTACGTCAGCGGCGACACCATCTCGTCGCGCGTGTCGGCCACGTATTCCTCGAACCTCGAAGCGATCACCGCCATGGTCAACGGCACGGGGACTTGGGATGATATCTTCATCCGCACGCGTCCAAACATTATCTACAACCAGCGGATCCACCCGCTGCTCGACTTCGGTATTTCCGGTTTTGTCTGGTACCAGGGCGAGGCGAACGCCGGCACTCCGGAAAACGTTGCCCAGTATGGTTTCACGCTTCCCGCATTCGTTGCGGAATACCGCGCGCTCTTCGGCCAGGGCGACCTACCGTTCCTCGGCGTGCAGTTGCCATCGTACAACAGCACCTATTGGGCCTGGTTCCGCGAATCCCAAAGCCGGGTCGCAACGCTCAACAACGCCCATGTGGCCGTAACGATCGATACGGGACTGGTCAACAACATCCACCCCTACGACAAGGAGCCGATCGGCCAGCGCCTCGCCCTGCTGGGGCGCAAATATGCACTCGGCGAATCCATCGAGGCACATGGCCCGACCTTTGCATCGATGGGCATCAGCGGCAATGAGGCGACCATCACCTTCAGCCATGCGAACGGACTGGCGACAGACGACGCGCTCGCTCCCGCCGAGTTCGAGTTGGCCGGTTCCGACCAGGTCTGGCATGCCGCAACCAGTGCGGCAATCAGCGGCGGCAATGTCGTGGTCAGCTCCAGCTCGGAACCTGCTCCGGTGGCCGTGCGCTACGCGTGGTCGCCCGCGCCGGTGAACACCGTGAACCTGATCAATGGCGATGGCCTGCCGGCCGCGCCGTTCCGCACCGACGACTGGATGCCGACCGGCCTGGGGGCGCAGGCGCCGATGGCGGTGAAGGATTCGTATGGCGTGTTCACCAACGAAACGCTGGCGGTTGCCGCAGCGGGCGTTTTGGGAAACGACATGGACTTGAACCGCGATCCGCTCACCGCATCGCTGGTCTCCGACGTTTCGCATGGAACGTTGTCGCTGGCTTCCGATGGCTCGTTCAGCTACACGGCGGATGCCGGTTTTGCCGGAGCCGATTCTTTTGAGTATGCCGCTTCGGATGGCGCATTGTCCGCAACCACGACCGTAACGATTGCTGTCAATGTGGGGTCGCTGGCCGCCGGCTATTCGGACGCGTTCGACAACGATGGACTGGCGATCAACTTCGGCGAGGGCGGGGGGCTGATCAACAAGACCTGGTATGGGTCGGCTTGGCAGGACGATGGCGAGCTGACGGGGCCCGTGAGCGGCACCCGCTGGTACCGCGCCCTCGCCTATACCGCGCTCTCCTATCCGGTCAGTAATGGCTTCATGCTGGATGTGGCCTACTCCATCACGAACATCGTTGTCGGGGAAGAGCGTGCCACCGCCACCTTCGGATTGGTTGCCGACGATGCCACCGAAGCCGACATGGATATCCTGTTCAGCCGGGAAATGCCGATTCAGGGCATCGGCATGAGTCTCACGGACTGCACGGCGGAAGATGGTGTGCAAGGCTTGCATGCTGATAGCGGAACGCTGGCGCTGTTGAGCAACGACCAAACGGTCACGGCGGGGTCCAACAAAACCTTCAGCCTGACCGTTCTGCCGGATGGCAGTTGGTCGTACTGCATCGATGGCGCGGAACCGACCACCGGCACCGGCCTGGTTTTCGATCTGGATAAAAACTACCGGTTTGCCGCTTTCGTCAGGCAGGATCCCGGTTTTGCCATCCAGCGCGTTTCTCTCGTGCCCATTGCATCCGTCACGGAAATCGGGGAGATCGATTTCGGGATCCTGCCGGGCGGAACGGAACTGGGGTTCAGCTGGTATGGCGAGGCCGGAGCGAACTACGGACTCGAAATGACGCAAAACCTGGTTACGGGCATTTGGGAAACGGTTACGAATGTCGTCGGCGCCAACTCGATGATTTCGCTGACGAACGCGATGGACCGGACCAACGCGTTCTTCCGCGTCTACTTGGCGGACTAG
- a CDS encoding sensor histidine kinase translates to MDTTFPIPATLISAALFGSLLAGTIQAQPPGGRGYSDPCFPEEAGPPSAGIAERGMGALEKRERMEQEKLEQLPQLESRIAPPHQYFGYLGGRHPAGATNDTMEAWVQLSFFGKWTSSVDGIALVPAFYPAFSDEGNYGFPKRFKIEIFSHQEPDVPVTVVDWTAADFPDPGLHPVFFSFAARAVQTVRLTVNKGVVEGDSQFFALDELMVFQQGNNVAPPAYQGLTASDSLNEPPYWKLQYLTDRKIHAGGYFHTHHPAADFVQYFDEETIRLATPEIIIDLGEARNIGRVELYPAKLPGMPIPEFAFPLEYQVELRRWLKTEPAIQSGIIEDTLPSRMRWHPLSSAKGRFVRLILHELPRHDGRPVFAMGEIRLMGREGNQLNNLAAGASIRVTQTPEGEAADTRLLTDGYSNGRKIIPERDYIEQLAARKILVEALAETQHRLMIARATRNSYYWMVGMSGGTILFFSLILWIAYQRIARQRALMDLRRQIAADLHDDISSNLGTISMITRRLQQDSSPALIRDKLMEIGHIAQESFISIKEIIWHMDSDIVHLSEMFEKLERTARSVLTDCQVDFTYPPPQGIPVPAKTRRNIMLLVKEALYNCAKYAQAKHMSIQAAMHDSVLELTMKDDGIGFDPSCTVVANSDSGRGLANMERRAKLLGAELEIQSTPGQGTQVTLKMPL, encoded by the coding sequence ATGGACACGACATTCCCCATACCCGCAACATTGATCTCCGCAGCCCTCTTCGGGAGCCTGCTCGCCGGAACGATCCAGGCGCAGCCCCCCGGGGGCCGGGGCTATTCCGATCCCTGCTTCCCGGAGGAGGCCGGCCCGCCCTCCGCGGGAATCGCGGAACGCGGCATGGGGGCGCTTGAAAAGCGCGAACGCATGGAGCAGGAAAAACTGGAACAGCTCCCGCAGCTCGAAAGCAGAATCGCCCCGCCCCATCAATATTTCGGATACCTGGGCGGGCGGCACCCCGCCGGCGCCACCAACGACACCATGGAAGCCTGGGTGCAACTCTCGTTCTTCGGCAAGTGGACGTCGTCCGTGGATGGCATCGCATTGGTACCGGCCTTCTACCCGGCGTTTTCGGACGAAGGAAACTATGGATTCCCCAAACGCTTCAAGATCGAAATCTTCAGCCACCAGGAACCGGATGTCCCGGTAACGGTCGTGGACTGGACGGCTGCGGATTTTCCCGACCCCGGACTGCACCCCGTTTTTTTCAGCTTTGCCGCCCGCGCCGTGCAGACCGTTCGCCTTACGGTCAACAAAGGCGTGGTCGAGGGCGACTCGCAGTTCTTTGCATTGGACGAACTCATGGTGTTCCAACAGGGCAACAACGTGGCTCCCCCGGCATACCAAGGGCTGACGGCATCCGACTCCCTCAACGAGCCTCCCTACTGGAAACTCCAATACCTCACCGACCGGAAAATCCATGCCGGCGGTTATTTCCACACCCATCACCCGGCGGCGGATTTCGTCCAGTATTTCGATGAGGAAACCATCCGTCTTGCAACCCCCGAAATCATCATCGACCTGGGCGAGGCCCGGAACATCGGGCGCGTCGAACTCTATCCCGCCAAGCTGCCGGGCATGCCGATTCCGGAGTTTGCCTTCCCCTTGGAATACCAGGTCGAGTTGCGCCGGTGGTTGAAAACGGAGCCGGCCATCCAATCCGGAATCATCGAAGACACCCTGCCCTCCCGGATGCGCTGGCACCCGCTTTCCTCGGCCAAAGGGCGCTTTGTTCGTTTGATCCTGCACGAGTTACCGCGCCATGATGGCCGCCCGGTTTTCGCCATGGGGGAGATCCGGCTGATGGGTCGCGAGGGCAACCAGCTGAACAACCTTGCCGCAGGAGCGAGCATCCGTGTGACCCAGACTCCCGAAGGCGAAGCCGCCGATACGCGCCTGCTGACCGATGGCTACAGCAACGGCCGCAAGATCATTCCCGAGCGGGACTATATCGAGCAGCTCGCCGCCAGGAAAATCCTGGTCGAAGCACTTGCCGAAACCCAGCATCGCCTGATGATCGCCCGCGCCACCCGCAACTCCTATTACTGGATGGTCGGCATGTCCGGCGGCACGATCCTCTTCTTTTCCCTCATCCTCTGGATTGCCTACCAGCGCATTGCCCGGCAACGCGCCCTAATGGACCTACGCCGGCAGATCGCCGCCGACCTGCACGACGACATCAGCAGCAACCTGGGCACCATCTCCATGATCACCCGACGCCTGCAACAGGATTCCTCGCCCGCGCTCATCCGCGATAAGTTGATGGAGATCGGGCATATTGCCCAGGAAAGCTTCATCTCCATCAAGGAAATCATCTGGCACATGGACTCCGATATCGTCCACCTTTCCGAAATGTTCGAAAAACTCGAACGAACCGCAAGAAGCGTCCTGACGGATTGCCAGGTCGATTTCACCTATCCCCCGCCCCAGGGCATTCCGGTTCCGGCCAAAACCCGCAGGAACATCATGCTGCTGGTCAAGGAAGCCCTCTACAATTGCGCCAAATATGCGCAGGCGAAACACATGTCCATCCAGGCCGCCATGCACGATTCCGTCCTGGAACTAACCATGAAAGACGATGGAATCGGTTTCGATCCGTCCTGCACCGTCGTGGCCAACAGCGATTCGGGACGTGGCCTTGCCAACATGGAACGGCGGGCGAAACTGCTGGGCGCGGAACTCGAAATCCAGTCTACCCCGGGCCAAGGGACACAGGTTACATTGAAAATGCCGTTATAA